A genomic segment from Comamonas terrigena NBRC 13299 encodes:
- the trkA gene encoding Trk system potassium transporter TrkA — protein sequence MKIIILGAGRVGYSVAESLVSERNDITVIDTDATRLRDLEGRFDLRGVVGSGIDPQVLAEAGAADTDLLIACAALDETNLVCCKLGQLLFNIPTRIARVRSSSFGADDVVLGKDGLGADAIICPEASLTRYIGKLTEYPEALQVREFAGGRACLASVRARMGAAAVGLRIGELRLHNPEMGLRIVAIYRRFADEPDRFVRCDGSTLIEPGDEVFILSARENLPEILAAMHRPAGQPARPVRRIMMAGGGRVSQRLAAQLAQEPGRFHIKILEMNPQRCMELAASLPEDVLVLQGDATDEDLLDDESIEDVDLFLALTNDDENNIMACLLAKRLGATRVLALINRRTYADLMHGTQIDIALSPAQAMLGELLAHVRRGDVQAVHSLRRGVAEALEIVARGDRKSSRVVGRRVEELKLPPEVHIGLIVRGLPEQGEHAADPSETVAGEPQVIIPRSHTVIESNDHVVFFLPNKRLVQDVEKLFRVSATFF from the coding sequence ATGAAAATCATCATCCTGGGAGCCGGCCGCGTGGGGTACAGCGTGGCCGAAAGCCTGGTCTCGGAGCGCAACGACATCACCGTGATCGACACGGATGCCACGCGGCTGCGCGATCTGGAAGGTCGGTTCGACCTGCGCGGCGTGGTGGGCAGCGGCATCGACCCGCAGGTGCTGGCCGAGGCCGGTGCGGCCGACACCGACCTGCTGATTGCCTGCGCCGCGCTGGATGAGACCAATCTGGTGTGCTGCAAGCTGGGGCAGTTGCTGTTCAACATCCCCACGCGCATTGCGCGGGTGCGCTCGTCCAGCTTTGGCGCCGACGATGTGGTGCTAGGCAAGGATGGCCTGGGCGCGGACGCCATCATCTGCCCCGAAGCCTCGCTGACCCGCTACATCGGCAAGCTCACCGAATACCCGGAGGCGCTGCAGGTGCGCGAATTTGCCGGCGGCCGTGCCTGTCTGGCATCGGTGCGGGCACGCATGGGGGCTGCGGCCGTCGGTCTGCGTATTGGTGAACTGCGGCTGCACAACCCCGAAATGGGGCTGCGCATCGTGGCCATCTACCGGCGCTTTGCCGACGAACCCGATCGCTTTGTGCGCTGCGATGGCAGCACGCTGATCGAGCCGGGTGATGAAGTCTTCATACTGTCTGCCAGGGAAAACCTGCCGGAAATCCTGGCGGCCATGCACCGCCCCGCCGGCCAGCCGGCGCGGCCGGTGCGGCGCATCATGATGGCCGGCGGCGGGCGCGTGAGCCAGCGGCTGGCAGCGCAGCTGGCCCAGGAGCCAGGACGCTTTCACATCAAGATCCTCGAAATGAACCCCCAGCGCTGCATGGAGCTGGCCGCATCGCTGCCCGAGGACGTGCTGGTGCTGCAGGGGGATGCCACCGACGAGGATCTGCTCGACGATGAAAGCATCGAAGATGTGGACCTGTTCCTGGCGCTGACCAACGACGATGAAAACAACATCATGGCCTGTCTGCTGGCCAAGCGGTTGGGCGCCACGCGGGTGCTGGCGCTGATCAACCGCCGCACCTATGCGGATCTGATGCACGGCACGCAGATTGATATTGCACTGTCCCCCGCACAGGCCATGCTGGGCGAGCTGCTGGCCCATGTGCGCCGGGGCGATGTGCAGGCCGTGCACAGCCTGCGCCGGGGGGTGGCCGAGGCGCTGGAGATTGTGGCCCGCGGCGACCGCAAGAGCTCGCGCGTGGTGGGCCGCCGGGTGGAGGAGCTGAAGCTGCCGCCGGAGGTGCACATCGGCCTGATCGTGCGCGGCCTGCCGGAGCAGGGCGAACATGCCGCGGACCCGTCCGAGACCGTGGCAGGCGAGCCCCAGGTCATCATTCCGCGCAGCCACACGGTGATCGAGAGCAATGACCACGTGGTCTTCTTCCTGCCCAACAAGCGCCTGGTGCAAGACGTGGAGAAGTTGTTCCGCGTGAGCGCCACCTTCTTCTGA
- a CDS encoding glutamate-5-semialdehyde dehydrogenase: MNALNIAETMQTLGLQAKVASAQMARANAAVKNKALLALARLLREQVEPLQVDNAKDLERAVANGLSAPMVDRLRLTPKVLETCAQGCEQLAAMPDVIGEILGMKQMPSGIRVGQMRVPIGVFGMIYESRPNVTIEAASLSIKSGNACILRGGSEAIESNKALARLVAQALLEAGLPENAVQLVQTTDREAVGHLIAMPAYVDVIIPRGGKSLIERISREAKVPVIKHLDGNCHTYVDDPCDIAMAVTVADNAKTQKYSPCNASESLVVARGVAADFLPQIGAIYAAKGVEMRGDAEALAILQQVPDAKLVAATEQDWSEEYLAPIISVKVVAGVDEAIAHINRYSSGHTEAILTRDHMHAQQFLREVDSASVMVNASTRFADGFEYGLGAEIGISTDKFHARGPVGIEGLTSLKYIVLGEGQVRG; encoded by the coding sequence ATGAACGCGCTGAATATTGCCGAAACCATGCAGACCCTGGGTCTGCAAGCAAAAGTGGCTTCCGCCCAGATGGCACGGGCGAACGCTGCTGTGAAAAACAAGGCCTTGCTGGCCCTGGCCCGTCTGCTGCGGGAGCAGGTGGAGCCGCTGCAGGTCGACAACGCCAAGGACCTGGAGCGTGCTGTGGCCAACGGCCTGTCGGCCCCGATGGTGGACCGCCTGCGCCTGACCCCCAAGGTGCTGGAGACCTGCGCCCAGGGCTGCGAACAGCTGGCAGCCATGCCGGATGTGATTGGCGAGATCCTCGGCATGAAGCAGATGCCCAGCGGCATCCGGGTGGGCCAGATGCGCGTGCCCATCGGCGTGTTCGGCATGATCTACGAAAGCCGCCCGAACGTGACCATTGAAGCGGCCAGCCTGTCGATCAAGAGCGGCAATGCCTGCATCTTGCGGGGCGGCTCGGAAGCGATCGAATCCAACAAGGCTTTGGCCCGGCTGGTGGCCCAGGCCCTGCTCGAAGCCGGCCTGCCGGAAAACGCCGTGCAACTGGTGCAGACCACCGACCGGGAGGCCGTGGGCCATCTGATCGCCATGCCCGCGTATGTGGACGTGATCATCCCGCGCGGCGGCAAGAGCCTGATCGAGCGCATCAGCCGCGAGGCCAAGGTGCCGGTCATCAAGCACCTGGACGGCAATTGCCACACCTACGTGGACGACCCTTGCGACATCGCCATGGCCGTGACCGTGGCCGACAATGCCAAGACCCAGAAGTACAGCCCCTGCAACGCCAGCGAAAGCCTGGTGGTGGCGCGTGGCGTGGCGGCGGACTTTCTGCCGCAGATCGGCGCCATCTACGCGGCCAAGGGGGTGGAGATGCGCGGCGATGCCGAAGCGCTGGCCATTTTGCAGCAGGTGCCCGACGCCAAGCTGGTGGCGGCGACCGAGCAGGACTGGAGCGAGGAATACCTGGCTCCCATCATCAGCGTGAAGGTGGTGGCCGGTGTGGACGAGGCCATTGCCCACATCAACCGCTACTCCAGCGGTCACACCGAAGCCATTCTGACGCGGGACCATATGCACGCCCAGCAGTTCCTGCGCGAGGTGGATTCCGCCAGCGTGATGGTCAATGCCAGCACGCGCTTTGCCGACGGGTTCGAGTACGGGCTGGGTGCCGAAATCGGCATCAGCACCGACAAGTTCCATGCGCGTGGGCCGGTGGGCATCGAAGGCCTGACCTCGCTCAAATACATCGTGCTGGGCGAAGGCCAGGTGCGCGGCTAA
- the holA gene encoding DNA polymerase III subunit delta gives MQLAFNQLGAHLQKGLRPLYTLHGDEPLQQQEAADAIRAAARAQGHTERSVYTVAGAHFDWSAVLAAGGSLSLFADKQMVEIRIPSGKPGKDGSAAIQQLAAQAAQDDNTLTIVTLPRLDKQTKSGAWFAALEAHGVTVQIDTIERGTLPPWIAQRLAQQGQRVVSGEEGQRTLQFFADRVEGNLLAAHQEIQKLGLLYPQGELSLAQVEQAVLNVARYDVFKLSEAVLSGQLARVVRMLDGLQAEGAAEVLVHWTLAEDIRALKRVRDAMANGQPLPMALRAQRIWGVKERLFERILPRLSDAAAARLLHSAHVVDGIIKGLPAPGWPQDGWQALRRLAMDLVQTAQGQRPAAR, from the coding sequence ATGCAACTGGCGTTCAACCAGCTGGGGGCGCACCTGCAAAAAGGGCTGCGTCCGCTCTATACCCTGCATGGGGACGAGCCGCTGCAGCAGCAGGAGGCGGCCGATGCGATTCGGGCGGCGGCGCGCGCGCAGGGGCACACCGAACGCAGCGTCTACACCGTGGCGGGTGCGCATTTCGACTGGAGTGCGGTCCTGGCGGCAGGCGGTTCGCTGAGCCTGTTTGCCGACAAGCAGATGGTGGAAATCCGCATCCCGTCCGGCAAACCGGGCAAGGACGGCAGCGCTGCCATCCAGCAACTGGCTGCCCAGGCGGCGCAGGACGACAACACCCTGACCATCGTCACCCTGCCGCGCCTGGACAAGCAGACCAAGAGCGGTGCCTGGTTCGCCGCGCTGGAAGCCCATGGGGTGACGGTGCAGATCGACACCATCGAACGGGGCACGCTGCCGCCGTGGATTGCCCAGCGCCTGGCCCAGCAGGGTCAGCGCGTGGTGTCGGGCGAGGAAGGGCAGCGCACGCTGCAGTTCTTTGCCGACCGGGTGGAAGGCAATCTGCTGGCGGCCCACCAGGAGATCCAGAAGCTGGGTCTGCTCTACCCCCAGGGGGAGCTGAGCCTGGCCCAGGTCGAACAGGCGGTGCTGAATGTGGCGCGTTACGACGTCTTCAAGCTGTCCGAGGCGGTGCTCTCCGGACAGCTGGCGCGCGTGGTGCGCATGCTCGACGGTCTGCAGGCCGAAGGCGCGGCCGAGGTGCTGGTGCACTGGACGCTGGCCGAAGATATCCGGGCCCTCAAGCGCGTGCGCGATGCCATGGCAAACGGCCAGCCGCTGCCAATGGCACTGCGGGCGCAGCGCATCTGGGGCGTGAAGGAGCGCCTGTTCGAGCGCATCCTGCCGCGCCTGAGCGATGCTGCCGCTGCCCGGCTGCTGCATTCCGCCCATGTGGTGGACGGCATCATCAAAGGCCTGCCGGCACCCGGTTGGCCGCAGGATGGCTGGCAGGCGCTGCGCAGGCTGGCGATGGACCTGGTGCAGACCGCGCAAGGACAGCGCCCGGCGGCCCGTTGA
- the lptE gene encoding LPS assembly lipoprotein LptE, with translation MRKRTLLSLMALAPLVSACGFRLRGVPEFQFTSIYLQADGRSAFARELERNLATAGDKLKVLRAPRRPDEAQVVWKLLGERNDRIIISKNAAGQVRELTLRYRMTFSLTGADGVEWIPPTELELERDLSYDENLALAKEQEAAVLYKTMQSDLVQQVMRRLSSAQPTAAS, from the coding sequence ATGCGCAAGCGCACGCTGCTTTCCCTGATGGCACTGGCACCGCTGGTGTCGGCCTGCGGCTTCCGCCTGCGCGGGGTGCCGGAATTCCAATTCACCTCCATCTATCTGCAGGCGGACGGCCGTTCCGCATTTGCACGCGAGCTGGAACGCAACCTGGCCACGGCCGGAGACAAGCTCAAGGTGCTGCGGGCACCGCGGCGCCCGGACGAGGCCCAGGTGGTCTGGAAGCTGCTGGGCGAGCGCAATGACCGCATCATCATCAGCAAGAACGCGGCCGGCCAGGTGCGCGAGCTGACGCTGCGCTACCGCATGACGTTCAGCCTGACCGGCGCAGATGGTGTGGAGTGGATTCCACCCACCGAGCTGGAGCTGGAGCGCGACCTGAGCTACGACGAAAACCTGGCGCTGGCCAAGGAGCAAGAAGCCGCCGTGCTGTACAAAACCATGCAGTCTGACCTGGTGCAGCAGGTGATGCGGCGTCTGTCCTCGGCCCAGCCGACGGCCGCATCCTGA
- the leuS gene encoding leucine--tRNA ligase — MQDKYNHIEVERAAHAHWTAQDAYRVTEDDSKPKYYACSMLPYPSGKLHMGHVRNYTINDMLSRQLRMKGYNVLMPMGWDAFGLPAENAALKNKVPPAKWTYENIAYMKKQMQAMGLAIDWSREIATCDPDYYKWNQWLFLKMLEKGVAYRKTQTVNWDPVDQTVLANEQVIDGRGWRTGALVEKREIPGYYLAITNYAQELLDHVQMGNDKATLTGWPDKVRLMQENWIGKSAGVRFAFTHTIQGADGQLIQDGKMFVFTTRADTVMGVTFCAVAPEHPLAQHAAASQPELAAFIEECKKGGTTEAELAVKEKEGKPTGLFVTHPITGAQVEVWIGNYVLMSYGDGAVMGVPAHDERDFAFANKYNLPIQQVVTVAGQDAYDSKTWHDWYGDKERGVLIHSGAFDGLNHQDGVQAVAKVLADKGLGELKTTWRLRDWGISRQRYWGTPIPIIHCEDCGAQPVPEKDLPVVLPQDLVPDGSGNPLVKSEAFHAGVVCPCCGKPARRETDTMDTFVDSSWYFMRYCDAKNSEQMVAGGADYWMPMDQYIGGVEHAILHLLYARFWTKVMRDLGLLKIDEPFTKLLTQGMVLNHIYSRRTAKGAKEYFWPKDVEHVLDEGGKVIGAKLKNAVDSADGMLPVGTAIDYEGVGTMSKSKNNGIDPQELIEKYGADTARLYTMFTAPPELTLEWNDAGVEGSYRFLRRVYNFGHKLLELDYAAAQEATSGLTDLSQVQFGKDAKALRLEIHTVLKQVEYDYSRMQYNTVVSGAMKMINALESFKATDTADGQIAVIESFGILLRVLYPATPHLTHVMWSELGYANKQGDLLDAAWPQVDASALVQDELELMLQVNGKLRGSILVPAAADKAQIEAVALANEEAQKFILGATPKKVIVVPGRLVNVVV, encoded by the coding sequence ATGCAAGACAAATACAACCACATCGAGGTGGAGCGCGCCGCGCACGCCCATTGGACCGCACAGGACGCCTACCGCGTCACCGAAGACGACAGCAAGCCCAAGTACTACGCCTGCTCCATGCTGCCTTACCCCAGCGGCAAGCTGCACATGGGCCACGTGCGCAACTACACCATCAACGACATGCTCTCGCGCCAGCTGCGCATGAAGGGCTACAACGTCTTGATGCCCATGGGCTGGGATGCATTCGGTCTGCCTGCCGAGAACGCTGCGCTGAAGAACAAGGTGCCGCCTGCCAAGTGGACGTACGAGAACATCGCGTACATGAAAAAGCAGATGCAGGCCATGGGGCTGGCCATCGACTGGAGCCGCGAGATCGCCACCTGCGACCCCGACTACTACAAGTGGAACCAGTGGTTGTTCCTGAAGATGCTGGAAAAGGGCGTGGCCTACCGCAAGACCCAGACCGTGAACTGGGACCCGGTGGACCAGACCGTGCTGGCCAATGAGCAGGTGATCGACGGCCGCGGCTGGCGCACCGGCGCGCTGGTGGAAAAGCGCGAGATCCCGGGCTACTACCTGGCCATCACCAACTACGCGCAAGAGCTGCTGGACCATGTGCAGATGGGCAACGACAAGGCCACCCTGACCGGATGGCCCGACAAGGTGCGCCTGATGCAGGAAAACTGGATCGGCAAGTCGGCCGGTGTGCGCTTTGCGTTCACCCACACCATCCAGGGCGCGGACGGCCAGCTGATCCAGGACGGCAAGATGTTCGTCTTCACCACCCGTGCCGACACCGTCATGGGCGTGACCTTCTGCGCGGTGGCGCCCGAACACCCGCTGGCCCAGCATGCCGCGGCGTCCCAGCCCGAACTGGCTGCCTTCATTGAAGAATGCAAGAAGGGCGGCACGACCGAGGCGGAACTGGCCGTCAAGGAAAAGGAAGGCAAGCCCACCGGCCTGTTCGTCACCCACCCCATCACTGGCGCGCAAGTCGAGGTGTGGATCGGCAACTATGTGCTGATGAGCTATGGCGATGGTGCCGTGATGGGCGTGCCTGCCCATGACGAGCGGGATTTCGCCTTTGCCAACAAGTACAACCTGCCCATCCAGCAGGTGGTGACCGTGGCGGGCCAGGATGCGTACGACAGCAAGACCTGGCACGACTGGTACGGCGACAAGGAACGCGGCGTACTCATCCATTCCGGCGCGTTCGATGGTCTGAACCACCAGGACGGCGTGCAGGCCGTGGCCAAGGTGCTGGCCGACAAGGGCCTGGGCGAGCTCAAGACCACCTGGCGTCTGCGCGACTGGGGCATCAGCCGCCAGCGTTACTGGGGCACCCCCATCCCCATCATTCACTGCGAAGACTGCGGTGCCCAGCCGGTGCCGGAAAAAGACCTGCCTGTGGTGCTGCCGCAGGATCTGGTGCCCGATGGCTCCGGCAACCCGCTGGTCAAGAGCGAAGCCTTCCACGCCGGTGTGGTCTGCCCCTGCTGCGGCAAGCCTGCCCGCCGCGAAACCGACACCATGGACACCTTTGTGGACAGTTCGTGGTACTTCATGCGCTATTGCGACGCGAAGAACAGCGAGCAGATGGTGGCCGGCGGCGCCGACTACTGGATGCCCATGGACCAGTACATCGGTGGCGTGGAGCACGCCATCCTGCACTTGCTGTACGCACGCTTCTGGACCAAGGTCATGCGCGATCTGGGCCTGCTCAAGATCGACGAGCCCTTCACCAAGCTGCTCACGCAAGGCATGGTGCTCAACCACATCTACAGCCGCCGCACCGCCAAGGGCGCCAAGGAATACTTCTGGCCCAAGGATGTCGAGCATGTGCTGGACGAAGGCGGCAAGGTCATCGGCGCCAAGCTCAAGAACGCGGTGGACAGTGCCGACGGCATGCTGCCTGTGGGTACGGCCATCGACTACGAGGGCGTGGGCACCATGTCCAAGTCCAAGAACAACGGTATCGATCCGCAGGAGCTGATCGAGAAGTACGGCGCCGACACGGCACGCCTGTACACCATGTTCACGGCCCCGCCCGAACTGACGCTGGAGTGGAACGATGCCGGTGTGGAAGGCAGCTACCGCTTCCTGCGCCGCGTCTACAACTTCGGCCACAAGCTGCTCGAGCTGGACTACGCGGCCGCGCAGGAGGCCACCAGCGGCCTGACGGATCTGTCGCAGGTGCAGTTCGGCAAGGATGCCAAGGCCCTGCGCCTGGAGATTCACACCGTGCTCAAGCAGGTGGAATACGACTACAGCCGCATGCAGTACAACACCGTGGTGTCGGGCGCGATGAAGATGATCAACGCGCTGGAAAGCTTCAAGGCCACGGACACGGCCGACGGCCAGATCGCCGTGATTGAAAGCTTTGGCATCCTGCTGCGCGTGCTCTACCCCGCCACTCCGCACCTGACCCATGTGATGTGGAGCGAGCTGGGCTACGCCAACAAGCAGGGCGATCTGCTGGATGCCGCCTGGCCCCAGGTGGATGCATCGGCCCTGGTGCAGGATGAGCTGGAGCTGATGCTGCAGGTCAACGGCAAGCTGCGCGGCTCCATCCTGGTGCCGGCGGCAGCCGACAAGGCGCAGATCGAAGCGGTGGCCCTGGCCAACGAGGAGGCACAGAAATTCATCCTGGGTGCGACACCCAAGAAGGTGATCGTGGTGCCGGGCCGTCTGGTCAACGTCGTCGTCTGA
- a CDS encoding mechanosensitive ion channel family protein, whose amino-acid sequence MTDFSFYTELAPRYQAAVGLCLLAVLAFALRLVIQGVLLHFVRLWRKTLPATSWTQILLHDHVLVRLAKIVPSVVIQIGIDAVAQLPAPLSQTIGNFATAFTVYHLVRAVAELLNEINAAHDRHDGPKATHTHSIKSYVQLGKLVAYILGALLIAAAILNRSPLLLLSGLGAMSAVLMLVFKDTIMSFVAGVQIGTNDMLRVGDWIEMPQVGADGFVVDIALNTVKVQNFDKTITTIPTWKLMSDSFKNWRGMANSGARRIMRALPLDASTVHLLTPSERSQLKHIPLLQDYWHAERGLLPIPSGMETSLPLAPVPPDQVTNLAAFKAYAYAYLVAHPGIAKGPGMFLLARTLEPTPTGLPLQLYCYTATTVWLEYETIQGAIFDHLIGMLPQFGLQLYQRSSDFGSRQLASALNAH is encoded by the coding sequence TTGACCGATTTTTCCTTCTACACCGAGCTCGCACCGCGCTACCAGGCCGCCGTGGGCCTGTGCCTGCTGGCCGTGCTGGCCTTCGCCCTGCGCCTGGTGATCCAGGGCGTGCTGCTGCATTTTGTGCGCCTGTGGCGCAAGACCCTGCCCGCCACCAGCTGGACCCAGATCCTGCTGCACGACCATGTGCTGGTCCGGCTGGCCAAGATCGTCCCGTCGGTGGTGATCCAGATCGGCATCGACGCCGTGGCGCAGTTGCCCGCCCCGCTCAGCCAGACCATCGGCAACTTCGCCACCGCCTTCACGGTCTACCACCTGGTGCGTGCCGTGGCGGAGCTGCTCAACGAGATCAATGCCGCCCACGACCGGCATGACGGCCCCAAGGCCACGCACACCCATTCCATCAAAAGCTATGTGCAGCTGGGCAAGCTGGTGGCCTACATCCTCGGCGCGCTGCTGATCGCGGCCGCCATCCTGAACCGCTCGCCGCTGCTGCTGCTGTCCGGCCTTGGCGCCATGTCGGCCGTGTTGATGCTGGTGTTCAAGGACACCATCATGTCCTTTGTGGCGGGCGTGCAGATCGGCACCAACGACATGCTGCGCGTGGGCGACTGGATCGAAATGCCCCAGGTGGGGGCCGACGGCTTCGTGGTGGACATTGCACTGAACACCGTCAAGGTGCAGAACTTCGACAAGACCATCACCACCATCCCCACCTGGAAACTGATGAGCGACAGCTTCAAGAACTGGCGCGGCATGGCCAATTCGGGGGCGCGCCGCATCATGCGCGCCCTGCCCCTTGACGCCAGCACCGTGCACCTGCTGACCCCGTCGGAGCGCAGCCAGCTGAAGCACATCCCGCTGCTGCAGGACTACTGGCATGCCGAACGCGGCCTGTTGCCCATTCCCAGCGGCATGGAGACCAGCCTGCCGCTGGCCCCGGTGCCCCCCGACCAGGTGACCAATCTGGCTGCCTTCAAAGCCTATGCCTATGCCTACTTGGTGGCCCATCCCGGCATTGCCAAAGGCCCGGGCATGTTCCTGCTGGCCCGCACGCTGGAGCCGACCCCTACCGGCCTGCCGCTGCAGCTGTACTGCTACACCGCCACCACCGTGTGGCTGGAGTACGAAACCATCCAGGGCGCCATCTTCGACCACCTGATCGGCATGCTGCCGCAGTTCGGCCTGCAGCTGTACCAGCGCTCTTCGGACTTCGGCAGCCGCCAGCTGGCCAGTGCGCTCAACGCGCACTGA
- a CDS encoding ExbD/TolR family protein, protein MAFGRFASRTQAQPVAGINVTPLVDVMLVLVVIFILAAPILAATLRVQLPQAEGVKAAPPAQTPSLALELDAQGALHIGAEAVDEATVRQRLAALAAQDPQAELQLKADTAVPYGRVVQVMGWAHAAGLGRIGFVAQPVPAAAP, encoded by the coding sequence ATGGCATTCGGACGCTTTGCTTCCCGGACCCAGGCACAGCCGGTGGCCGGCATCAATGTCACGCCGCTGGTGGATGTGATGCTGGTGCTGGTGGTGATCTTCATTCTGGCTGCCCCCATTCTGGCGGCCACATTGCGGGTGCAGCTGCCCCAGGCCGAGGGGGTGAAGGCCGCACCGCCAGCGCAGACCCCGTCGCTGGCGCTGGAGCTGGACGCCCAGGGCGCGCTGCACATCGGCGCGGAGGCGGTGGATGAGGCGACCGTACGCCAGCGGCTGGCCGCCCTCGCCGCCCAGGACCCGCAGGCCGAGCTGCAGCTGAAAGCCGACACTGCCGTGCCTTATGGCCGCGTGGTGCAGGTCATGGGCTGGGCCCACGCGGCAGGGCTGGGCCGCATCGGCTTTGTGGCGCAACCGGTACCGGCTGCGGCGCCGTAG
- a CDS encoding MotA/TolQ/ExbB proton channel family protein — MDARWQWLAQGDAVTRGTAVLLLAMSVASWVVILVQLVGLVRRRRQAPQAMDAFWQAADLPFARGLLEKQGPWLLPLVQAVQTARTEASAEATLAGQSAQGDRLMRHLRVALQQVGARLQWGQTMLASISALAPFVGLLGTVWGIHHALAALTGVQQVSLDQLAGPVGEALVMTAAGLAVAIPAALAYNLFGRSIALLDEALDGFAHDLHAHFADRR, encoded by the coding sequence ATGGACGCACGTTGGCAATGGCTGGCGCAAGGTGACGCGGTCACCCGGGGCACGGCGGTGCTGCTGCTGGCCATGTCCGTGGCCAGCTGGGTGGTGATTCTGGTGCAGCTGGTGGGGCTGGTGCGCCGCCGTCGCCAGGCACCGCAGGCCATGGATGCGTTCTGGCAGGCTGCCGATCTGCCCTTTGCCCGGGGGCTGCTGGAAAAGCAGGGACCCTGGCTGCTGCCCCTGGTGCAGGCGGTGCAGACGGCACGGACCGAAGCATCGGCAGAGGCTACCCTGGCGGGCCAGTCCGCGCAGGGGGACCGGCTGATGCGCCATCTGCGTGTCGCGTTGCAGCAGGTGGGCGCGCGTCTGCAATGGGGCCAGACCATGCTGGCTTCCATCAGCGCGCTGGCGCCCTTTGTGGGCCTGTTGGGCACGGTCTGGGGCATTCACCATGCGCTGGCGGCGCTGACCGGCGTGCAGCAGGTGTCGCTGGACCAGCTGGCCGGGCCGGTGGGCGAGGCCCTGGTGATGACCGCTGCCGGTCTGGCGGTGGCCATCCCTGCCGCGCTGGCCTACAACCTGTTTGGCCGCAGCATCGCCCTGCTGGACGAAGCACTGGACGGCTTTGCACACGATTTGCATGCGCATTTTGCGGACAGGCGATGA
- the dapB gene encoding 4-hydroxy-tetrahydrodipicolinate reductase translates to MTASSPSSLRVAIAGASGRMGHMLIEAVLASGDCQLAAALDQPGSPGLGQDAAAFLGKATGVLIESDVRTALAKADVLIDFTRPEGTLAHLAVAAELGVKLVIGTTGFSDAQKAEIAVHAQKTAVILSPNMSVGVNVTFKLLEMAAKALQEGGYDIEIIEAHHKHKVDAPSGTALKMGEVIAEAQGTQLADRAVYERFGHTGERKPDTIGFATVRGGDIVGDHTVLFAGTGERVEISHKSSSRAGYAQGSLRAARFLAGKTSGQFDMFDVLSLR, encoded by the coding sequence ATGACCGCTTCTTCCCCTTCTTCGCTGCGCGTGGCCATTGCCGGCGCATCCGGCCGCATGGGCCATATGCTGATCGAGGCCGTGCTGGCCAGCGGTGACTGCCAGCTGGCCGCCGCACTCGACCAGCCCGGCAGCCCCGGCCTGGGCCAGGACGCCGCCGCCTTCCTTGGCAAGGCCACCGGCGTGCTGATCGAGAGCGATGTGCGCACCGCTCTGGCCAAGGCCGATGTGCTGATCGACTTCACCCGCCCCGAAGGCACGCTGGCCCACCTGGCCGTGGCGGCCGAGCTGGGGGTGAAGCTGGTGATCGGCACCACCGGCTTCAGCGATGCGCAGAAGGCCGAAATCGCCGTCCATGCCCAGAAGACGGCGGTCATCCTGTCGCCGAACATGAGCGTGGGCGTCAATGTCACGTTCAAGCTGCTGGAAATGGCGGCCAAGGCGCTGCAGGAAGGTGGCTATGACATCGAAATCATCGAAGCCCACCACAAGCACAAAGTGGATGCACCCTCCGGTACGGCGCTGAAAATGGGCGAGGTGATTGCCGAAGCCCAGGGTACCCAGCTGGCCGACCGCGCCGTGTACGAGCGCTTTGGCCACACCGGCGAGCGCAAGCCCGACACCATCGGCTTTGCCACCGTGCGCGGTGGCGACATCGTGGGTGACCATACCGTGCTGTTTGCCGGCACGGGCGAGCGCGTGGAAATCTCGCACAAGTCCAGTAGCCGCGCCGGCTATGCCCAGGGCAGCCTGCGTGCAGCACGTTTTCTGGCCGGCAAGACCAGCGGCCAGTTCGACATGTTCGACGTGCTCAGCCTGCGCTGA